One region of Eurosta solidaginis isolate ZX-2024a chromosome X, ASM4086904v1, whole genome shotgun sequence genomic DNA includes:
- the LOC137234260 gene encoding uncharacterized protein isoform X2 — translation MDSSASDSPGSSGKKLVTRQFLYGKMQSQKLSTMDEKLAYLENYLLSSYGDTEENIEQLKVNINYFKTAMRQKWSEAHRKEDRFIKLNHSWLNGTFEIPIQDQNRPGRPSRSFIESSDRSKRRKPEVIRSAAENSILIYAAQSTLRTKGLRNASEILKEITKSPTIAQKYKSELGKPNILKPQEALAMFIEADLTRQQYEIIRETNKSVYPCYDKLLDAKKECYPPEQLIKVTSLYAESTLQSLIDNSYAPFNVLSGSTCNY, via the exons ATGGATTCGAGTGCTTCAG ATTCCCCTGGTTCATCTGGAAAAAAATTAGTTACCCGTCAATTTCTCTACGGAAAAATGCAAAGCCAGAAATTATCAACAATGGATGAAAAATTGGCCTATTTGGAAAATTACCTGCTTTCGTCTTATGGTGACACAGAGGAAAATATAGAACAACTAAAGGTAAATATTAATTACTTCAAGACTGCCATGAGGCAAAAATGGTCTGAAGCACATAGAAAAGAAGACAGATTCATAAAACTAAACCATTCATGGCTTAATGGGACATTTGAAATCCCTATCCAAGACCAAAATCGTCCCGGTCGCCCTTCAAGATCATTTATAGAGTCAAGTGATAGAAGCAAGCGTCGCAAACCTGAAGTGATTCGCTCGGCCGCAGAGAATTCCATTTTAATTTATGCTGCTCAGTCAACTTTGAGAACTAAGGGACTTCGAAACGCATCCGAAATCCTTAAGGAAATCACAAAATCACCAACAATCGCACAGAAGTACAAAAGTGAACTCGGTAAACCCAACATACTAAAGCCTCAAGAAGCGTTGGCGATGTTTATAGAGGCCGACCTTACACGACAGCAATACGAAATCATACGCGAGACAAATAAGTCAGTTTATCCATGCTACGACAAATTATTAGATGCCAAAAAAGAATGCTATCCGCCTGAACAACTCATAAAAGTGACGAGTCTGTATGCAGAAAGCACTTTGCAAAGTCTTATTGACAACTCTTATGCGCCTTTCAATGTACTTAGTGGAAGTACTTGTAACTATTAG
- the LOC137234260 gene encoding probable serine/threonine-protein kinase DDB_G0272254 isoform X1 has protein sequence MDLRNGKVVSKNSHPSSSSKNSEQDLDSKNSEQDLDSNNSDSDSSSVASSTDTLTSEHYKLSLSADFLGFADQPVIPNSSFSILTPILNVTTMATIEEKKSFISTFASIMRDNYSGDPLALGSFINKVELMEVFSNENLTPTFIEFLKSKLEGKAREALPTHIESVSQIKEALCSKIRPDNSKVVAGKIAALRVTNNNFSEFSKQVEELSDSLERCLIIEGMTQSKAHEMAVEQTISVCRFNSRSDMVKSILASTTFKDSKDVVAKMIIEREQEVKERQVLAFRSRPIRYNNFRGNSRGNSNFRYNNNNNNNRSGNNRNSINQGSNSRNSANIRSLNAEAPQARTLREQEQFD, from the coding sequence atggacctaagaaacgggaaggtagtttctaaaaattcacatccaagttcaagttccaaaaattcggagcaagatttagattccaaaaactcagagcaagatttagattccaataattcagattccgATTCATCTTCAGTTGCATcttcaactgataccttaacaagtgaacattatAAATTGtccctgagtgcagactttttaggatttgctgatcaacccgtaattccaaattctagtttttctatccTAACTCCtattcttaacgttacaaccatggccacaatcgaggagaaaaaatcgtttattagtacTTTTGCttcgattatgcgagacaactacagtggagacccgttggcacttggctcatttataaataaagttgaattaatggaagtattctctaacgaaaatttaactcctacttttattgaatttttaaaatccaagctcgaaggcaaagctcgcgaagccctaccaacgcatatagaatcagtcagccaaattaaagaagcgttatgtagtaaaattaggccagacaactcgaaagttgtcgcggggaaaattgcagccttaagagtaaccaataacaatttttcagaattttcaaagcaggtagaagagctttctgattCCTTAGAGCgatgtctaatcattgaaggtatgacacagtcaaaagcccatgagatggcggttgaacaaaccattagcgtttgtagatttaatagtaggtcagatatggtgaaatcaatccttgcgtcaacaaccttcaaagattcaaaggacgtagtagcgaaaatgattatagagcgagaacaggaagttaaagagcggcaggtgttagcgtttcggtcacgtccgataagatataataatttccgtggaaattccagaggtaacagtaatttcagatataacaacaataacaataataatcggtccggaaataacagaaattccattaatcagggttcaaattctagaaattcagccaatattcggtctttaaatgccgaagcccctcaggcgcgaacactgagggagcaggagcaattcgactaa